A genomic region of Arachis hypogaea cultivar Tifrunner chromosome 5, arahy.Tifrunner.gnm2.J5K5, whole genome shotgun sequence contains the following coding sequences:
- the LOC112803574 gene encoding protein FAR1-RELATED SEQUENCE 5-like yields MASSAPSMERRTAIVFGGNSPILRVSLNYRIVALWHRVAEDEDTTRGVCVADEAEMSDGVNHRVGSVEGERSAGMESDEHNFQEDDTEHDHHAEADVDNGDAVELEDSLDGAGGMFDNYAEDEFYAVDSVESIGWINFLNLSKEDVLRFNFADVDIAFEFYQQYAKHHGFGARRSRSEKRGEVRIRQEFVCHRQGYRSPKFYTMPNRQKRPRAETRCGCPARMLLRMDDESGRCHVAYFSDAHNHHALELQFSSMLLSHRRMSEADIEQMSDMRKGGIGVSRIYGFMASLAGRYHNVPYTTRDMHNVNAKQRREGGLDVESCLRYLRECKANDPALYYKEVVDGEGVFGDVVAFDATYKKNVYLSPLVVFSGVNHHNQTVVFAAALVADEKEETYVWLLQQLQTSMKGKSPVSITTDGDRQMNSAIEQIFSEAHHRLYAWHLLRNTTSNIGKPKFTRMFRDCMLGDYEVRTFQRKWFEMVEKFGVADKRWVQDMYERRHSWATAHIRGKFFAGYRTTSRCEGLHAVISRYVKSGYSYTEFLHHFHRCLMFVHAKEVEADFECAKGDPVMTTNLKQLEQSAADNYTRAIFYLFVPILDRACAMKVVDSEDNGSYFIHSVSRYRTPEKDWRVVATYDTREVRCMCMRMECFGVPCEHIIMVLVLNNVHEIPRSLILPRWTKEAKLVAVQSMGVIWDSIQLTQHRCLMDWYRKVCKIACHSTQKFQFARDIAVLMLKHFENEDAGDTSFPPEGPPTEGGRPPTQNPPRRNTNGNGAHGGKKTQRCRLCREVGHNRTTCPDRRTMESSSVVADE; encoded by the exons ATGGCTTCGTCGGCTCCATCAATGGAAAGAAG GACTGCAATTGTTTTTGGAGGAAATTCTCCAATTTTGCGTGTTTCGCTAAATTACCGCATTGTTGCTCTTTGGCACAGGGTTGCCGAGGATGAAGATACCACTAGGGGCGTGTGCGTCGCCGATGAAGCAGAAATGTCCGACGGAGTAAACCACAGAGTTGGATCGGTTGAGGGCGAACGCTCTGCAGGGATGGAGTCGGATGAGCACAACTTTCAGGAAGATGATACAGAACACGACCATCACGCAGAAGCCGATGTCGACAATGGGGATGCGGTTGAATTGGAAGACAGTTTGGATGGTGCCGGAGGAATGTTTGATAATTATGCAGAAGACGAGTTTTACGCCGTTGATTCCGTGGAGTCGATAGGTTGGATTAATTTTTTGAACTTGAGCAAGGAGGATGTTCTCCGATTTAATTTTGCTGATGTTGACATTGCATTTGAGTTCTACCAGCAATATGCAAAGCACCATGGCTTCGGCGCGAGACGTTCCAGAAGCGAAAAACGCGGTGAAGTAAGGATACGGCAGGAGTTCGTGTGCCACCGACAAGGGTACCGATCCCCGAAGTTCTACACGATGCCTAACCGGCAAAAGAGGCCGAGGGCCGAGACACGGTGTGGATGCCCTGCAAGGATGCTACTCCGCATGGACGATGAATCAGGACGTTGCCATGTTGCCTACTTTTCAGACGCGCATAACCACCACGCTCTTGAGTTGCAATTTTCTTCCATGCTCCTGAGCCATCGGAGGATGAGCGAAGCGGACATCGAGCAGATGAGCGACATGCGCAAAGGGGGCATTGGCGTCTCCCGAATCTATGGTTTTATGGCGAGCCTGGCCGGCAGGTATCATAATGTCCCGTACACAACAAGGGACATGCACAATGTAAATGCGAAGCAACGAAGGGAGGGTGGCCTAGATGTGGAATCGTGCCTAAGGTATCTCCGAGAGTGCAAGGCAAATGATCCAGCACTGTACTACAAGGAAGTTGTTGACGGTGAGGGC GTGTTTGGAGACGTGGTTGCATTTGATGCAACGTACAAGAAAAACGTTTACCTTTCACCTCTTGTAGTATTCTCCGGTGTGAATCACCACAACCAAACGGTTGTCTTTGCCGCTGCATTGGTGGCAGACGAGAAAGAAGAGACCTATGTCTGGCTGCTTCAGCAGTTGCAAACTTCAATGAAAGGAAAGTCTCCCGTGTCCATAACAACCGACGGTGACAGGCAAATGAATTCTGCGATCGAGCAAATTTTTTCAGAGGCTCACCATCGACTCTATGCTTGGCATCTACTCCGAAACACCACGAGCAACATCGGAAAGCCCAAATTCACCAGGATGTTTAGGGATTGCATGCTCGGAGACTACGAGGTTAGAACATTTCAGAGAAAGTGGTTTGAGATGGTTGAGAAATTTGGCGTCGCCGATAAAAGATGGGTACAGGACATGTACGAGAGAAGGCACAGTTGGGCCACAGCACACATACGGGGAAAGTTCTTTGCCGGATATCGAACAACATCAAGGTGCGAGGGCTTGCACGCTGTGATATCACGGTATGTTAAGTCTGGATACAGCTACACTGAGTTTTTACATCATTTCCATCGATGCTTGATGTTCGTGCACGCAAAGGAGGTGGAAGCTGATTTCGAGTGTGCAAAGGGTGACCCTGTTATGACCACCAACCTAAAACAACTGGAGCAGAGTGCAGCCGACAACTACACTCGTGCAATATTCTATTTGTTTGTTCCCATTCTTGACAGGGCCTGTGCAATGAAGGTGGTTGACTCTGAAGACAACGGTTCCTATTTTATCCACTCCGTCTCTCGATACAGAACTCCAGAGAAGGATTGGCGTGTTGTTGCAACGTATGATACGAGGGAGGTCCGATGCATGTGCATGAGAATGGAATGTTTTGGGGTCCCCTGCGAACATATAATTATGGTGCTTGTTCTTAACAATGTTCATGAGATCCCGAGGTCTCTGATATTACCGAGATGGACCAAGGAAGCAAAACTTGTGGCGGTGCAGTCGATGGGCGTGATTTGGGATTCTATACAACTGACGCAACACCGGTGTCTGATGGATTGGTACCGGAAAGTGTGCAAGATTGCATGTCACAGCACCCAAAAGTTCCAGTTTGCAAGAGACATTGCCGTGCTGATGCTGAAGCACTTCGAGAACGAAGATGCAGGGGACACCAGTTTTCCACCCGAGGGGCCACCTACTGAGGGTGGCAGACCCCCGACGCAGAATCCACCCAGGCGCAATACAAACGGTAATGGTGCTCATGGTGGAAAGAAAACCCAGCGATGTCGTTTGTGCCGGGAGGTGGGACACAACAGGACGACGTGTCCGGATCGTCGCACAATGGAATCATCCAGCGTTGTTGCGGATGAATAG
- the LOC112801626 gene encoding uncharacterized protein: MAQLNVPVLQFKNSSVFGIHPTTQFICFQTQSRSNSSRLTKKPLVVEARANARTESPKLRNRRIQKKFNGTARNPRLSVFCSDKQLYAMLVDDKNKKCLFYASTLQKSIRNPPCSTSEAAKRVGEALVKACTDLNINEISSYDRNGLYRGQRLEAFEIAISSYGFLPG; the protein is encoded by the exons ATGGCTCAATTGAATGTGCCAGTGCTACAGTTCAAGAATTCTTCTGTCTTTGGAATCCATCCAACGACACAGTTTATTTGCTTCCAGACACAAAGTAGAAGTAATTCCTCAC GGTTAACTAAGAAGCCATTAGTGGTTGAAGCTAGAGCAAATGCTAGAACAGAAAGTCCAAAACTTCGGAACAGAAGGATTCAGAAAAAG TTCAATGGAACTGCTAGAAATCCAAGGCTTTCAGTATTTTGCTCAGATAAGCAATTGTATGCAATGCTTGTAGATGACAAGAATAAGAAGTGTTTGTTCTATGCAAGTACACTGCAGAAATCGATTCGAAATCCCCCATGCAGCACTTCT GAAGCTGCTAAACGTGTTGGGGAGGCACTTGTCAAAGCCTGTACAGACCTCAACATAAATGAAATATCGTCCTATGATCGCAATGGACTTTACCGTGGACAAAGGTTGGAAGCCTTTGAGATTGCCATTTCCAGTTATGGATTCTTGCCGGGATAG